Proteins encoded by one window of Collimonas fungivorans:
- a CDS encoding MFS transporter, with protein MSTSTATQQITAPAAAAEQQTAQQTAMAAATRSPRKAALASWIGSAVEYYDFFIYGTAAALVFGKIFFPSFDPIAGTVAAFATFGVGYVTRPIGAVLLGHIGDRHGRKKVLTFTLLLMGISTFMVGLLPTYGQVGISAPVMLVVLRMLQGVSAAGEQAGANSMTLEHAPPHRRAFFTSFTLSGTQAGLILATLVFLPISALPEEQLLSWGWRIPFFLSAIVVLVGIWVRRTLPETPAFEQEKSHKQTRLPLAVLLREHKKSLARVIFAAQISVVSTIFSVFTLSYAVNTMHIARATMLTVLILANVVALAAIPAFAALSDRIGRKPVFIFGALGSACLIWPYLWCISQANIPLIFVFGLLLSGVVYSAANGVWPSLYGEMFDTRVRLSGMAIGTQIGFALGGFAPTISAAILKPGADGWMPVAVFVSATAVIAAISAATARETYRTPMQELGKA; from the coding sequence ATGTCTACATCTACAGCAACGCAACAAATCACGGCGCCGGCCGCCGCCGCAGAACAGCAAACAGCACAGCAAACGGCAATGGCGGCAGCCACCCGTTCGCCGCGCAAGGCCGCGCTCGCCAGCTGGATCGGCAGCGCCGTCGAATACTACGATTTTTTCATCTACGGCACCGCCGCGGCGCTGGTGTTCGGCAAGATATTTTTTCCCTCGTTCGACCCGATAGCCGGCACCGTGGCGGCGTTCGCCACCTTCGGCGTCGGCTACGTGACACGGCCGATAGGGGCGGTGCTGCTGGGCCATATCGGCGACCGGCACGGGCGCAAGAAAGTACTCACGTTCACCTTGCTGCTGATGGGCATCTCTACCTTCATGGTCGGCTTGCTGCCGACCTATGGACAAGTCGGCATCAGCGCGCCGGTCATGCTGGTGGTGTTGCGCATGCTGCAAGGCGTGTCGGCGGCAGGCGAGCAAGCCGGCGCCAATTCGATGACGCTGGAGCATGCGCCGCCGCATCGGCGCGCCTTTTTCACCAGCTTTACCCTGAGCGGAACCCAGGCCGGCCTGATCCTGGCGACCCTGGTGTTCCTGCCGATCTCGGCGCTGCCGGAAGAACAGCTGTTGTCCTGGGGCTGGCGCATCCCGTTTTTCCTGAGTGCGATCGTCGTACTGGTGGGTATCTGGGTACGCCGCACCTTGCCCGAGACGCCGGCCTTCGAACAAGAGAAATCGCACAAGCAAACCAGGCTGCCGCTGGCGGTGCTGCTGCGCGAACACAAGAAAAGCCTGGCGCGCGTCATCTTTGCGGCCCAGATCTCGGTGGTGAGCACCATCTTCAGCGTGTTCACGCTGTCATATGCGGTCAACACCATGCACATCGCCCGCGCTACCATGCTGACTGTGCTGATCCTGGCGAACGTCGTCGCATTGGCCGCGATCCCGGCGTTCGCTGCCTTGTCGGACCGCATCGGCCGCAAACCGGTGTTCATCTTCGGTGCACTGGGTTCCGCCTGCCTGATCTGGCCCTACTTGTGGTGCATCAGCCAGGCCAATATCCCGTTGATTTTTGTGTTCGGCCTGTTGTTGTCCGGTGTTGTGTATAGTGCGGCGAACGGCGTCTGGCCATCCCTGTACGGCGAAATGTTCGATACCCGGGTGCGCCTGTCCGGCATGGCGATCGGCACCCAGATCGGCTTTGCCCTGGGCGGTTTTGCTCCGACCATCAGCGCGGCGATCCTGAAGCCGGGCGCTGACGGCTGGATGCCGGTGGCGGTATTCGTCAGCGCTACCGCGGTGATCGCCGCCATCTCGGCGGCTACCGCGCGCGAGACTTATCGCACGCCCATGCAAGAGCTGGGCAAAGCGTAA
- the shiA gene encoding shikimate transporter, producing the protein MKIKTHATGNISASRRARKAALGSFVGAVVDWYDFLLYGITAALVFNSQFFPNASPTIGTLAAFATFGVGFLFRPLGGIVFGHFGDRLGRKRMLVITVMMMGVSTALIGLLPTYASIGWYAPLALVVLRALQGFAVGGEWGGAALMAVESAPEGKKAFYSSGVQVGYGVGLVLATGIVSILTHTLSNDAFMSWGWRVPFLVSIVLVLVAAWIRSTMEESQEFVEKVGGEHKVKVPLLAALRNHPESFLLIIALRMAEMFTMYIVTAFALAYSTKNLGMSRDLFLNISLLVGAVSCVTIPAFAMLADRIGLKRVYVTGAVIGLLSAVPFFLAMEARSVAWIVIFSVLLANIAHDMVVSVQQPLFTEFFGAEYRYSGAGVGYQFASVVCGGFTPFIATALLGVDGSWHAVAAYLAGGCLLSVIVSARMEMGSRSARPNATTPYPRSVDSRPAA; encoded by the coding sequence ATGAAGATAAAAACTCATGCAACTGGAAACATCTCGGCAAGCCGCAGGGCGCGCAAAGCGGCGCTCGGCAGTTTTGTCGGTGCGGTGGTCGACTGGTATGACTTCCTGTTGTACGGCATCACAGCGGCCCTGGTGTTCAACAGCCAGTTCTTTCCCAATGCCAGTCCGACCATAGGTACGCTGGCGGCTTTCGCCACGTTCGGCGTGGGTTTCCTGTTCCGGCCGCTGGGCGGCATCGTGTTCGGACATTTCGGCGACCGGCTTGGCAGGAAACGCATGCTGGTGATTACCGTGATGATGATGGGCGTGTCGACGGCGCTGATCGGCCTGTTGCCGACATACGCCAGCATTGGCTGGTACGCGCCGCTGGCGCTGGTCGTGCTGCGCGCCTTGCAAGGTTTTGCAGTCGGCGGCGAGTGGGGCGGGGCAGCGCTGATGGCGGTCGAAAGCGCGCCGGAAGGGAAAAAGGCTTTCTACAGCAGCGGCGTGCAAGTCGGTTACGGCGTCGGCCTGGTGCTGGCAACCGGCATCGTGTCGATCCTCACCCATACGCTGAGCAACGATGCCTTCATGTCCTGGGGCTGGCGCGTCCCTTTCCTGGTCAGCATCGTGCTGGTGCTGGTGGCGGCGTGGATACGCTCGACCATGGAGGAATCCCAGGAATTCGTCGAGAAAGTCGGCGGTGAACACAAGGTGAAAGTACCGTTGCTGGCCGCCTTGCGCAACCATCCCGAGAGTTTCCTGCTGATCATTGCCTTGCGCATGGCGGAAATGTTCACGATGTACATCGTCACTGCATTTGCCCTGGCTTATTCAACCAAAAACCTTGGCATGTCGCGCGACCTGTTCCTGAACATCAGCCTGCTGGTCGGCGCCGTGAGTTGTGTGACGATCCCGGCTTTCGCGATGCTGGCCGACCGGATCGGGCTTAAGCGCGTGTATGTAACCGGCGCGGTGATCGGACTGCTGTCCGCAGTGCCGTTTTTCCTCGCCATGGAAGCCCGTTCGGTCGCCTGGATCGTGATCTTCTCCGTGCTGCTGGCCAATATTGCGCACGACATGGTGGTCAGCGTGCAGCAACCGCTGTTCACCGAATTTTTCGGCGCCGAATACCGCTACAGCGGCGCTGGCGTTGGTTACCAGTTCGCCAGCGTGGTCTGCGGCGGGTTTACGCCGTTCATCGCAACCGCCTTGCTGGGCGTTGACGGCAGCTGGCATGCCGTGGCGGCCTATCTCGCAGGCGGCTGCCTGCTGTCGGTGATAGTCTCGGCGCGCATGGAAATGGGGAGCCGCTCGGCCAGGCCGAACGCAACGACACCTTATCCACGGTCCGTGGATTCGAGACCGGCGGCCTGA
- a CDS encoding DNA alkylation repair protein, with product MTATENTALKEIFDKARFRSVALELAAICPAFDAKRFLKIAFAGLDDLSLMQRLRRMTEALHATLPADYRKALKILRALAPRMDHGFATLVLPDYVGQHGLDDFDWSMDALKYFTGFGSSEFAVREFLRADLQRALAIMETWSRDDSEAVRRLASEGSRPRLPWSFRLDAILADPALAAPILENLRADPSLYVRKSVANHLNDVTKSHPDWVLDRLAAWPLDHPHSAWIARHALRSLIKAGNVRALAVIGAGGIPEVKISKFAVTPRQLALGERVTLSFDLASKSAASQRLVIDYKMHYVKKSGATAAKVFKLKELTLEGAQRVSIERSQSIRDFTTRVHYPGRHEIEILVNGLPMAHGFFELDCGGK from the coding sequence ATGACAGCCACTGAAAACACCGCGTTAAAAGAAATCTTTGACAAGGCCCGCTTCCGCAGCGTGGCGCTTGAGCTGGCGGCGATCTGCCCGGCGTTCGACGCCAAGCGTTTTCTCAAGATAGCCTTCGCCGGGCTCGACGACCTGAGCCTGATGCAGCGCCTGCGCCGCATGACGGAAGCCTTGCACGCGACCCTGCCGGCGGATTACCGCAAGGCGCTCAAGATCCTGCGCGCGCTGGCGCCGCGCATGGATCACGGTTTCGCCACCCTGGTCCTGCCTGATTACGTGGGCCAGCATGGCCTGGACGATTTTGACTGGTCAATGGATGCGCTCAAGTATTTCACCGGCTTCGGTTCCTCCGAATTCGCCGTGCGCGAATTCCTGCGCGCCGACCTGCAACGAGCGCTGGCCATCATGGAAACCTGGTCACGCGACGACAGCGAGGCCGTGCGCCGCCTCGCCAGCGAAGGTAGCCGCCCGCGCCTGCCGTGGTCGTTCCGGCTCGACGCCATCCTTGCCGATCCGGCACTGGCGGCGCCCATCCTGGAAAACCTGCGCGCGGATCCCAGCCTGTATGTCCGCAAATCGGTCGCCAACCACCTGAACGACGTCACCAAATCGCATCCGGACTGGGTGCTGGACCGCCTCGCCGCCTGGCCGCTCGACCATCCCCATAGCGCCTGGATCGCCAGGCACGCGCTGCGCTCGCTGATCAAGGCCGGCAACGTGCGGGCGCTGGCAGTCATCGGCGCCGGCGGCATCCCGGAAGTAAAAATCAGCAAGTTCGCGGTGACGCCGCGCCAGCTTGCATTGGGCGAGCGCGTGACCCTGTCGTTTGATCTTGCATCAAAATCGGCGGCAAGCCAGCGCCTGGTGATCGACTACAAGATGCATTACGTGAAAAAATCGGGCGCGACCGCGGCCAAGGTTTTCAAGCTCAAGGAGCTGACGCTGGAGGGCGCGCAGCGCGTATCCATCGAGCGCAGCCAGAGCATCCGGGATTTCACCACGCGCGTGCATTACCCGGGGCGGCATGAAATCGAAATCCTGGTCAATGGCCTGCCAATGGCGCACGGCTTTTTTGAATTGGACTGTGGCGGAAAATGA
- a CDS encoding SDR family NAD(P)-dependent oxidoreductase, whose protein sequence is MTKQTKTTVLITGASGGIGATYAERLAGRGHDLVLVARDQVRMEALASRLRAETGVSIDIIKADLTDASDLKLVEARLREDARIGLLVNNAGAAAPGGFLDADVELQDRLIRLNITAVTRLAAAVIPRFVAQGEGAIVNIASVVALAPEFPLGVYGATKAYVLTYSQALNAELGARGLYVQAVLPAATRTEIWERSGRDVNALQGVMEVGELVDAALLGFDRREQITIPSLPDAGQWESFNTARQAMLPNFAQEHAAERYRR, encoded by the coding sequence ATGACCAAGCAAACTAAAACTACCGTACTCATCACCGGCGCATCCGGCGGCATCGGCGCCACTTATGCTGAGCGCCTGGCCGGCCGCGGACACGACCTCGTGCTGGTGGCGCGCGACCAGGTGCGCATGGAGGCGCTGGCCTCGCGCCTGCGCGCGGAAACCGGCGTCAGCATCGACATCATCAAGGCCGACCTGACAGATGCCTCCGACCTGAAGCTGGTCGAGGCCCGCCTGCGCGAGGATGCGCGGATCGGGCTGCTGGTCAATAACGCCGGGGCTGCGGCGCCGGGCGGGTTTCTGGATGCGGACGTCGAGCTGCAGGATCGCCTGATCCGCCTCAACATCACCGCCGTGACGCGGCTTGCGGCCGCAGTCATTCCGCGCTTCGTGGCCCAGGGCGAAGGAGCAATCGTGAACATTGCTTCGGTGGTGGCGCTGGCGCCGGAATTCCCGCTCGGTGTGTATGGTGCGACCAAGGCCTATGTCTTGACTTACTCGCAAGCCCTGAACGCCGAACTCGGCGCGCGCGGATTGTACGTGCAAGCCGTGCTGCCGGCAGCGACCCGTACCGAGATCTGGGAGCGCTCCGGACGCGATGTCAATGCGCTGCAGGGAGTCATGGAGGTGGGCGAACTGGTCGATGCGGCGTTGCTTGGTTTCGACCGCCGCGAGCAGATAACCATCCCGTCCTTGCCCGACGCCGGCCAATGGGAAAGCTTCAACACGGCGCGCCAGGCCATGTTGCCCAACTTCGCCCAAGAGCATGCGGCAGAGCGGTATCGGCGTTAA
- a CDS encoding TetR/AcrR family transcriptional regulator — translation MKISREQVAENRTRILDAAARMFRERGFEGVTVAQIMNAANLTHGAFYGHFTSKDDLIAQACAHVLTPPAGVPHPERMADFAAQYLSAAHRDDPGCACLFSTLGTEAVRAGDEVRQTMTESVRRQVEKFSRSAPGKTAEERRRAAVGGWSAMIGALMLARLVDDTELSDQLLADTLAWLEAGK, via the coding sequence ATGAAGATCAGCCGCGAACAGGTTGCCGAAAACCGCACGCGCATTCTTGATGCTGCTGCTCGCATGTTTCGCGAACGCGGCTTCGAAGGCGTCACCGTGGCGCAAATCATGAATGCCGCGAACCTTACACACGGCGCGTTTTACGGGCATTTCACATCCAAGGACGATTTGATCGCCCAGGCCTGCGCACATGTCTTGACGCCGCCTGCGGGCGTTCCCCATCCGGAGCGGATGGCCGATTTTGCCGCGCAATACCTGAGCGCCGCCCATCGCGACGATCCGGGATGCGCCTGCCTGTTCTCGACGCTGGGTACGGAAGCTGTACGCGCCGGCGATGAGGTACGCCAAACCATGACCGAGAGCGTCCGGCGCCAGGTTGAGAAATTCAGCCGGAGTGCGCCAGGAAAAACCGCGGAGGAGCGGCGGCGTGCTGCGGTCGGCGGCTGGTCAGCCATGATCGGGGCGCTGATGCTGGCGCGCCTGGTCGACGATACCGAGTTGTCCGATCAATTGCTGGCGGATACACTGGCGTGGCTAGAGGCAGGGAAATAA
- a CDS encoding glycerophosphodiester phosphodiesterase family protein, with protein MHLSDTRRTSRPVLILTQLAAAAALTACGGSGDSSNLASAKFQTLDGAAPLVIGHRGLPGLYPEETQPSYEAAADVGADSLEEDLHLSKDCVLVARHNPWLSDNTNITTVAQTNATVAARKRTVPGVLVNVSYSLATYGGPAQYLSDLTDPNDPKSVLKSLVVDGEDHTGDWSITDFTVAELKQWIGGTTYDARDQRPTALNGKYPILTMQEIIDIAKAKGAASGRTISIYPESKNPYWNNAQAIANGCGSGKHPFEDAIIKLIKDNNLNSKTAPIYVQSFDPASLKYMRSAGLNTKMVQLVDGNDVNYKTGEMIYQTNDVYNFVDGRPYSWTLAGDGRYFGAMLTPAGLAEIKTYADGIGPWKPQVMAHTIVPFKATNADGTPYTGSLADVNTVTPTSLIADAHKAGLFVHSYTFRNEQKYLAGIYKGDPSAEFLTYFRAGIDGVFTDFANTGVAARTAFIKESRQ; from the coding sequence ATGCATCTCTCAGATACCCGTCGCACCTCCCGTCCAGTCCTGATCCTGACCCAGCTCGCCGCTGCCGCTGCATTGACCGCCTGCGGCGGAAGCGGCGACAGCAGCAACCTGGCCTCGGCCAAATTCCAGACCCTGGATGGCGCCGCGCCGCTGGTGATCGGGCATCGCGGGCTACCGGGGCTGTATCCGGAAGAGACGCAGCCGTCTTATGAAGCCGCGGCCGACGTCGGCGCCGATTCGCTGGAAGAAGACCTGCACCTGAGCAAGGATTGCGTGCTGGTTGCCCGCCACAATCCGTGGCTGAGCGATAACACCAACATCACCACCGTGGCCCAGACCAATGCCACCGTGGCAGCGCGCAAACGCACCGTGCCGGGCGTGCTGGTGAATGTCAGCTACTCGCTCGCCACCTACGGCGGCCCGGCGCAATACCTGAGCGACCTGACCGATCCCAACGATCCGAAATCGGTGTTGAAATCGCTGGTGGTGGACGGCGAGGACCATACCGGCGACTGGTCGATTACCGACTTCACCGTCGCCGAGCTGAAACAATGGATAGGCGGCACCACCTACGATGCGCGCGACCAGCGGCCGACAGCGCTGAACGGCAAATACCCGATCCTGACAATGCAGGAGATCATCGATATCGCCAAGGCCAAGGGCGCCGCCAGCGGCCGCACGATTTCGATCTATCCGGAATCCAAGAACCCCTACTGGAACAATGCGCAAGCCATCGCCAACGGCTGCGGCAGCGGCAAGCACCCGTTCGAAGATGCGATCATCAAGCTCATCAAGGACAACAACCTGAACAGCAAGACTGCGCCGATCTATGTGCAGAGCTTCGATCCGGCCAGCCTGAAGTACATGCGCTCCGCCGGCCTGAATACGAAGATGGTGCAGCTGGTCGACGGCAACGATGTCAACTACAAGACCGGCGAAATGATTTACCAGACCAACGATGTCTATAATTTCGTCGACGGCCGGCCATATAGCTGGACGCTGGCCGGCGACGGCCGTTATTTCGGCGCCATGCTGACGCCGGCCGGGCTGGCCGAAATCAAGACCTATGCCGACGGCATCGGGCCCTGGAAACCGCAGGTGATGGCGCATACCATCGTGCCATTCAAAGCCACCAACGCCGACGGCACGCCGTACACCGGCTCGCTGGCCGACGTCAACACGGTCACGCCCACCAGCCTGATCGCCGATGCGCACAAGGCTGGCCTGTTCGTGCACTCCTATACTTTCCGCAACGAGCAGAAATACCTGGCCGGCATCTACAAGGGCGATCCGAGCGCGGAGTTCCTGACTTACTTCCGCGCCGGGATCGATGGCGTGTTCACCGATTTCGCCAACACCGGGGTGGCTGCGCGCACTGCCTTTATCAAGGAATCCAGGCAATAA
- a CDS encoding DUF899 family protein — translation MSTRPELQQLRFPGESADYRSARAALLAEEMALRRQIESVAARRRALPPGGELKQDYRFVGVDGPVHVSELFASGKDTLAIYSFMYGPERKRPCPGCTHFLDGIDGQVRHIDQRLNFVVVAKRPLADLLAFAKERGWRGLHLLSTDGNGYDSDYFGDSSALSPQMRRQQDFKDGEEWDMPMLNVFHRSDGLIRHTWGSEMLYVPSEPGQDYRHNDMLDPMWNLFDVMPEGRGDFQPRLSYA, via the coding sequence ATGTCGACCAGACCTGAACTGCAGCAACTTCGTTTTCCCGGCGAGAGCGCCGATTACCGTAGCGCCCGCGCCGCCCTGCTAGCCGAGGAGATGGCGCTGCGGCGCCAGATCGAGAGCGTCGCCGCCCGGCGCCGTGCCCTGCCTCCAGGCGGCGAATTGAAACAGGATTATCGTTTTGTCGGCGTCGACGGTCCGGTGCATGTTTCGGAACTGTTCGCGTCCGGCAAGGATACGCTGGCGATCTACAGTTTCATGTACGGCCCGGAGCGCAAGCGGCCCTGCCCCGGCTGCACCCATTTCCTCGACGGCATCGATGGCCAGGTACGGCACATCGACCAGCGTCTCAACTTCGTGGTGGTCGCCAAGCGGCCGTTGGCGGATCTCCTCGCTTTCGCCAAGGAACGCGGCTGGCGCGGGCTGCACCTGCTGTCCACCGACGGCAACGGCTACGACAGCGACTACTTCGGCGATTCCAGCGCCCTCAGCCCGCAGATGCGCAGGCAGCAGGACTTCAAGGATGGTGAAGAATGGGACATGCCGATGCTCAACGTATTCCACCGCAGCGACGGTCTGATCCGCCATACCTGGGGCTCGGAGATGCTTTACGTACCGTCCGAGCCCGGCCAGGACTACCGCCACAACGACATGCTGGATCCGATGTGGAACCTGTTCGACGTCATGCCGGAAGGCCGCGGCGATTTCCAGCCCAGGCTGAGCTACGCCTGA
- a CDS encoding HAF repeat-containing protein, whose product MLHQAKKCFYSALLAVSACYGMSSTAHAALVDEGTGAGLQCSGNSVDDSGREVGSCTNAVGVSVAFFAATPGVELALSPLVAGRNCSADKITNNGTIIGSCQNANAASQAVIWSASSPGSSALVLPPALGGVTTTATAINQQGIPVGLSADATSTAVPVIWLTNTSATVLSVGLLGLATTNCSPADVSDTGGSGNPVVVGNCPNNQGTITPVKWTSGLLGYSASALSLPSGAIACGVSEVNMAGQAMGNCNFAAASDPKVVRWSASGVPQVLTSVAGTVARSAGISMNASGQITGNYLTTGAFALPFFWDPATGNNAIAIAPLSGGARASASGLGDNSTVAGTSEIANGNSHPFVWTAAGGTLDQGTLGGANAGIGSISKSGCYVAGSSEITGEAMHAFEEQLCVPVSIAAKLR is encoded by the coding sequence ATGCTTCATCAAGCAAAGAAATGTTTCTATTCCGCGTTGCTTGCTGTATCGGCTTGTTATGGCATGTCGTCAACAGCCCATGCGGCGCTGGTCGACGAGGGTACAGGAGCGGGCTTGCAATGTTCTGGAAACAGTGTGGACGATAGCGGCCGGGAAGTAGGTTCCTGCACTAACGCCGTGGGAGTTAGCGTAGCTTTTTTCGCCGCCACGCCAGGAGTAGAACTGGCGCTGTCGCCATTGGTGGCCGGGCGCAACTGTTCTGCCGATAAAATTACAAACAACGGCACGATTATTGGCTCCTGCCAAAATGCCAATGCAGCATCTCAAGCTGTCATATGGTCGGCCTCGAGCCCGGGTAGTTCAGCCCTTGTATTGCCGCCAGCATTAGGAGGGGTCACGACGACTGCAACCGCCATCAACCAGCAGGGAATTCCCGTCGGTCTGAGTGCAGACGCCACTAGTACCGCCGTGCCGGTGATCTGGCTGACCAATACTTCTGCGACGGTTTTGTCGGTAGGGTTGCTCGGCTTGGCTACAACCAACTGCAGTCCAGCCGATGTGAGCGATACGGGTGGCAGCGGTAATCCTGTTGTAGTCGGCAACTGTCCGAATAACCAAGGCACTATCACGCCGGTGAAGTGGACCTCAGGACTGCTTGGGTACTCAGCCTCGGCGTTATCTTTGCCGTCTGGCGCGATCGCCTGTGGCGTCAGTGAAGTCAACATGGCGGGGCAAGCAATGGGCAATTGCAATTTCGCCGCTGCCTCTGATCCTAAGGTGGTTCGCTGGTCGGCATCAGGCGTTCCGCAGGTATTGACCAGCGTAGCAGGAACCGTTGCGCGCAGCGCTGGCATAAGCATGAATGCAAGCGGTCAAATTACAGGGAATTACCTGACCACAGGAGCGTTCGCGTTGCCCTTTTTCTGGGATCCTGCGACTGGCAACAATGCGATTGCCATTGCGCCTCTGTCTGGCGGCGCCCGAGCCAGCGCTTCCGGCCTTGGCGACAACAGCACTGTGGCTGGCACCAGTGAAATCGCTAATGGCAATAGTCATCCATTCGTTTGGACCGCGGCCGGCGGGACCTTGGACCAAGGTACTTTGGGCGGAGCCAATGCCGGCATCGGCAGCATCTCGAAAAGCGGCTGTTATGTCGCCGGCAGTAGTGAAATAACCGGGGAAGCAATGCATGCGTTCGAGGAACAGCTATGCGTCCCTGTCTCGATAGCTGCAAAGCTCAGATAG
- a CDS encoding CPBP family intramembrane glutamic endopeptidase, with protein MTDTTALAPSRPLFEITGFKFRLWPILLAAILMQLMLWPAREAARWLFKHQAGWFHHQVWAFVGLAELFQIAVGLMAVLVMRRCLPQADPYLRWPPQRSYAGLAVLIGIGMALLMLVADYWPQLLSRTAPQGGYEMTALGIPGWLAVMFVAGPNEEIIFRGVLVGMLTVLVPGRVRLAQFEIPVSGVIVSLLFGAAHYGSFFQDPLYQAIAQQLYAFLFGLTYVWLMERSRSLLAPMIAHGLGDLLEVGAVMLLSVAWA; from the coding sequence ATGACCGATACCACCGCCCTCGCCCCCAGCCGCCCGCTTTTTGAAATTACCGGATTCAAGTTCCGCCTGTGGCCGATCCTGCTCGCCGCGATCCTGATGCAACTCATGCTGTGGCCAGCGCGCGAAGCCGCGCGCTGGCTGTTCAAGCACCAGGCCGGCTGGTTCCACCATCAGGTCTGGGCTTTTGTCGGCCTGGCCGAGCTGTTCCAGATTGCGGTCGGACTGATGGCGGTCCTGGTCATGCGCCGCTGCCTGCCTCAGGCCGATCCCTATCTGCGCTGGCCGCCGCAGCGCAGTTATGCCGGGCTGGCGGTGCTGATAGGCATCGGCATGGCGCTGCTGATGCTGGTGGCCGACTATTGGCCGCAGCTGCTCAGCCGCACTGCGCCCCAAGGCGGCTACGAGATGACCGCGCTCGGCATCCCCGGCTGGCTGGCGGTGATGTTCGTCGCCGGCCCCAACGAAGAGATCATCTTCCGCGGCGTGCTGGTCGGCATGCTGACCGTGCTGGTGCCTGGACGAGTGCGCCTGGCCCAGTTCGAGATCCCGGTGTCAGGCGTGATCGTGAGCCTGCTGTTCGGCGCAGCCCATTACGGCAGTTTTTTCCAGGACCCGCTGTACCAGGCGATCGCCCAGCAGCTCTACGCCTTCCTCTTCGGCCTCACCTACGTCTGGCTGATGGAACGTTCGCGCAGCCTGCTGGCGCCGATGATCGCGCACGGCCTCGGCGACCTGCTGGAAGTGGGCGCGGTGATGCTGCTGTCGGTTGCCTGGGCTTGA
- a CDS encoding helix-turn-helix domain-containing protein, translating to MPSFQQTPSCILEPGTVIPRHIHAQAYATIVLDGDYQEAGERGRWHVRAGDVLLHAPFSAHWNRAIPRGARVLNLPVTMAVAESACGQVADPDLVIRLAGRDSLEAAAALTHGWRQSQGKLSEAPDLLAEALTASDPAGVQLWSLENGVSRVTAFRWFRSVYGVSPTRYRIEARARLAWRMFMDGDASLAEIAAAAGYADQAHMNRDVKAFTGRSPGAWRSTLKHSFKTAAAAP from the coding sequence ATGCCCAGCTTTCAACAGACGCCCAGCTGCATCCTCGAACCCGGAACGGTTATTCCGCGCCACATCCATGCGCAAGCTTACGCCACCATCGTGCTCGACGGCGACTACCAGGAAGCCGGCGAACGCGGGCGCTGGCATGTGCGGGCCGGCGACGTGCTGCTGCACGCGCCCTTTTCGGCCCATTGGAACCGCGCCATCCCGCGCGGCGCGAGGGTCCTGAACTTGCCGGTAACCATGGCCGTGGCTGAGTCGGCATGCGGCCAGGTCGCCGATCCCGACCTGGTAATCCGCCTGGCCGGGCGCGATTCGCTGGAGGCCGCGGCAGCGCTCACGCACGGCTGGCGCCAGAGCCAGGGCAAACTGAGCGAAGCGCCGGACCTGCTGGCGGAAGCGCTGACCGCTTCCGATCCTGCGGGCGTACAGCTGTGGTCGCTGGAAAACGGCGTGTCGCGGGTGACGGCGTTCCGCTGGTTCCGCTCCGTCTACGGCGTCAGTCCGACACGCTACCGCATCGAAGCCCGCGCCCGCCTGGCCTGGCGCATGTTCATGGATGGCGACGCCAGCCTGGCCGAAATTGCCGCTGCCGCCGGCTACGCCGACCAGGCGCACATGAACCGCGACGTCAAGGCCTTCACCGGCCGCTCGCCCGGCGCCTGGCGCAGCACACTGAAACATTCGTTCAAGACCGCCGCGGCCGCTCCCTGA